Proteins from a genomic interval of Lycium ferocissimum isolate CSIRO_LF1 chromosome 2, AGI_CSIRO_Lferr_CH_V1, whole genome shotgun sequence:
- the LOC132034279 gene encoding rab escort protein 1-like, whose amino-acid sequence MISQASGCYKGVCLASEQELFSNKLILAPSFVVQSPPPHSSPDACDFGSGNTTEKLARSICISKHSLKLDVANCLAFFPPRWDEAVTCSHQCAVRIPVSGSSGDSNSADDQIETGDAKPALLWSALYTQELAKFQDVLDNIICTPCQMGVLP is encoded by the exons ATGATTTCACAAGCTAGTGGGTGTTACAAGGGTGTTTGCTTGGCTTCTGAACAAGAATTGTTCAGCAATAAGCTGATATTAGCTCCATCTTTTGTGGTTCAATCCCCACCACCTCATTCTTCCCCTGATGCTTGTGATTTTGGCTCGGGAAATACTACTGAGAAGCTGGCGAGGAGTATATGCATCTCAAAGCACTCTTTGAAATTGGATGTAGCCAATTGTTTGGCATTTTTTCCTCCTAGAT GGGACGAAGCTGTTACATGCAGCCATCAATGTGCTGTTCGCATTCCTGTTTCTGGAAGTTCTGGAGATAGTAATTCTGCAGATGACCAAATTGAAACTGGGGATGCAAAACCTGCTTTACTTTGGAGTGCCTTGTACACTCAAGAACTTGCTAAG TTTCAGGATGTACTAGATAACATCATTTGTACCCCATGCCAGATGGGAGTATTACCATGA